GCGCTGCACCATGTCGTGATCCATTTCCACTGTGAGGGCGAGGGCGTAACGATGAACCGGATGCACCGGCTCGCCGTATTGTTCCCCTCGTCCATGATGCGAATAGCAATGTTCCGCGCGTAGCTCCGTGATCCCTACGCTGTGTGCCCCCTGCTGCTCGAGCCAGCCACGCAGAAATGCAGTCAACTCCGCGGCATCAATATTCGTCCGCTCATCAGCAACCGCACCTTCCGCCAGCGCATGCAGCTCATCCACTGTATCGAAGGTGGCATCCGCGGCGGCAAACATCAGGTCATGCCACTGGGTGCTTCCTTTCCGAAGGAGTCCCGGCGCTGCGCGGAAACGGGCATCCATTTCCTCCCGCTCAGGATGAGCGCGGTAATACGCATCGTAGCGCTCGGTGCCGGACTGCAGCAGGCGACGCGAGAACATGACATCGCGCTCGTCGATACGCCGCACCGCCTCGCTGCGCGGAAAGCGTCGTCCGCGATACAGCAGTAGCACGCAGAGTAATACGGCAAGAAGAGAGACAGGGAGGAAAAAACTCACGCGCGTTTCTCGAGCAGGCTGCGGATGGCGCGGACTTCTTCGAGAAGCTGCGCTGTCGATGCGTCGCTACTTGCTGCAGGAGGAACAGCGGGTTCCTCTGCTGATACGGGAGTGGACTGCCGGTAGAATGCCCTCAGCAGTGCCAGAATCTCATCGCGGAGGGCGTCGAACTCCTTCATCCCCACGATGAGCAATTCGGCGACGGCACCCTGTGCTCCGGCCGCACCCGCGGTCTGCACGTGAATGGTCCCGAGGTTGAACATGCGCTGTACCGGACCCTGCGATATGTCGATGTTCGTGATCTTCCTGAACGGGACGGTCACGCGCTTTTTCCAGAACACACCGCGCGTACCCATGACGAGATCATCTTCAATGGTGTATGACAGCGTATCGAAGTAGAGATGGATGTAGATGCGGATCAGGATGAAAATAAACAGCATCACGACGAATGCGATGCCCGAGATCAGGTACCCCGGCCAGGGGAGTCCGAGGGCGAGGATGAACAGAGGGACCAGCATGATGATCATCCAGACAGCCCAGTGCCATCGCCAGTATTTTCGCAGGTCGGGATCGGGACGCAGGGTTTTCATGATGCGGCCTCCTAAAGTTCGCGTTGCTGTCGTATGGAAAGGCGATCGTCGCGTTTGCGCGGACGCGGTCTGGGACGCGCCTACATTGTGCGCAGACGTTTGTCGTAGCGGGCGAATGCGCGCTCCATTGCGGCATCCTTGCGGTAGATATCATCCCTGAGCTGCAGCTGTCCGTCGTGATCCACCCAGGCGGTGACATAATCGATATACAGCGGCGTTTTCTGGTGGAGGAACACCGGCTTGCTGCGCACACCGCTCCAGATGGTACTCTGAATGCGTCCGACATCCCATTTCGGCGTGCCTTTCAGCAGGTAGCGCGCAAACTCCATCGGCTCTTCGATGCGCACGCAGCCGTGGCTCACGGCGCGCACCGAGCGGCGGAAAGCATACTGCATCGGGGTGTCGTGAAGGTAGATGCTGAAATCATTGCGGAACATGAATTTTATTCGTCCCAGCGCATTGCCCACACCCGGCTCCTGCTTGAACTTGTAGGGCATGGAATACGGGTTGTGCGAGGCCCAGTCGATGCTGCTGGCATCGACAACCGAGTCGCGGTAATACACCTTGTAGCGCTTTTTCTTCAGGAAACTGCTGTCGCGCAGGGCCGAGAAATACAGTTCGCGGCTCGCGATGCTGCCCGGTACGTTCCAGATGGGATTGAGGATGAAATGCGTGAATTCCCCGTGCAGCTGCGGGGTCTCATGGTCGCTGGGCTGATGCCGCCGCGCTCCGGTGCGGTGATAGCGCGCAAGCTGATCGGCGTAATACGGGGATTTTCGTTCACCCACGCACACGGCCATCGAGGTTTGCACTTCACCGTCGTCGTACGCGTTGAGCCAGAAGGCAGGGATGTTTACGACGATGTACCTGCCCTTGTCCGGATAACGCAGCCAGCGGAAGCGCTCGAGGTTCACTTCCATCTGCTCGATGTAGGAATCGATGCTGCGGTTCATGCGTCCCACCGTGCGTGATCCGATGATGCCGTCGATCAGCAGTCCATGCCGCGCCTGGTAACTGCGTACGGCACGCACCATCGCACTGTCGAAGGTAAATGCGCCGAGGTGTTGCAGCCGCAGGCTGTCGAGTTCGTACGCCTGCGTGGCGATGTCGACGATGTCGATGGTTCCGTGCATGGGGGCTTCCCCGGCACCGAACAGTTCGCCTGTGAGCATCAGGCGATGCGCGACGGAAGGAAGAATGGACGAGGTGTCGCCCGGTTCGATCTTATCGACCTGCAGATTCGGGATATGCGGCCATGCAATATTGCGCCGCATCGCGCGGTATTCAAGCAATGCGGTCTGCAGGCGGCGGTAGCGTCTGTCCCTTGGCTGAATATTGCGGAGAAAGGATACGATATCCACCGCTTCCAGCGGTTCGAGGAATTCCCGTTTGCCGGGACGACGGACGGGGAGATGATAGGCCCTGTCGAGCCGTTCCGGGTTGAAGACACCGTAACGCAGATGCTGCGCGTAGGAAAGGAGTCCATCCGACAGCAGCAATTCCATGCGCGCCAGCGCGCGGTTTTCATCTTCCACGCTGCCGCGCAGCACACCGTCGAGCAGCAGCTGCAATTCACGGGCATGATACCACGAGGGTTTGAGTCCGTGCGTCCCTGCTTCCAGGAAACGGCGAAGGATATGCAGTGCCCGTGTGGGAAATGCTTTATCGCTTATCCAGAGGGGACGAAAGTCGCGCGCACCGTAAAACTGCAGCAGCGTATCGCCGTGCTGCAGGGAAGTACGGAATTTGTCCGTGGCAAACAGTCCTTTGACCGCAGGAGCGATGTCCTCTTCGTCGATGCTGCGCGTGGGGACGTTCCCCGAACGCACTACGGCGTCGGTCTCGCTTTTGGCGAACAGCGCGTCGACATGACGGGACACGCTCTCGCAGCCGTGCAATGCCAGAATGACGGGAAGAATGAAGAGTATGTGCAGCGGACGGAGCGGCGACATGGGAAGGGGCTTTCTCCGGTCATGGTCTGAAGAAATGGATTCCTCCGTATCCTTCAAACATATTGAAAAACGGGAGTGATTCAAAGACGGGAGAGACTGTCGACGCAGGCTTATCCCAGTGCAGGAAGAATACCCTGCTCTGCTGCGCGGAAATCTTCAACAGTATCGAGCTCCATGCAGGCGTACTGGCTGATGTCGACGGCGTAGAGATCGCTGCCCTCGCGGATGACTTCCTCGAAGGCGGCCTCATAAAAGA
The genomic region above belongs to bacterium and contains:
- a CDS encoding L,D-transpeptidase family protein; this translates as MSPLRPLHILFILPVILALHGCESVSRHVDALFAKSETDAVVRSGNVPTRSIDEEDIAPAVKGLFATDKFRTSLQHGDTLLQFYGARDFRPLWISDKAFPTRALHILRRFLEAGTHGLKPSWYHARELQLLLDGVLRGSVEDENRALARMELLLSDGLLSYAQHLRYGVFNPERLDRAYHLPVRRPGKREFLEPLEAVDIVSFLRNIQPRDRRYRRLQTALLEYRAMRRNIAWPHIPNLQVDKIEPGDTSSILPSVAHRLMLTGELFGAGEAPMHGTIDIVDIATQAYELDSLRLQHLGAFTFDSAMVRAVRSYQARHGLLIDGIIGSRTVGRMNRSIDSYIEQMEVNLERFRWLRYPDKGRYIVVNIPAFWLNAYDDGEVQTSMAVCVGERKSPYYADQLARYHRTGARRHQPSDHETPQLHGEFTHFILNPIWNVPGSIASRELYFSALRDSSFLKKKRYKVYYRDSVVDASSIDWASHNPYSMPYKFKQEPGVGNALGRIKFMFRNDFSIYLHDTPMQYAFRRSVRAVSHGCVRIEEPMEFARYLLKGTPKWDVGRIQSTIWSGVRSKPVFLHQKTPLYIDYVTAWVDHDGQLQLRDDIYRKDAAMERAFARYDKRLRTM
- a CDS encoding PH domain-containing protein, producing the protein MKTLRPDPDLRKYWRWHWAVWMIIMLVPLFILALGLPWPGYLISGIAFVVMLFIFILIRIYIHLYFDTLSYTIEDDLVMGTRGVFWKKRVTVPFRKITNIDISQGPVQRMFNLGTIHVQTAGAAGAQGAVAELLIVGMKEFDALRDEILALLRAFYRQSTPVSAEEPAVPPAASSDASTAQLLEEVRAIRSLLEKRA